The Alphaproteobacteria bacterium sequence GGTGGCGACGGCGGCGCTGTGCAACGGATCGTCGCCGACGGCGAGGAAGGCGCCGATGATCGCCGTCAGCGCGCAGCCCAGCGCCGTGACCCGCGGCATCAGGGGATGGCCGTTGGTCGTGCGCAGGACGCGCTCGCCGTCGGTGGCGATGTCGACCACGCCGGTGACCACGACCACGCAACCCGCGGCCTTGGCGAGCTGGCGCGCCGGCGCCTCGGCCTCGGCGACATCGCGCGTGCTGTCGACGCCCTTCTGGCCGGTGCCGGCGAGGCCGGCGAGCACCATGATCTCCGAGGCGTTGCCGCGAACGACCGTAGGCTTCAGCCTTAGCAATGTGGCGGCTGCCCTGCGGCGCAACGTCGTGGCGCCGACGCCAACGGGATCGAACACCCAGGGCTTGCCGGCGCGGCTCGCCGCGTCGATGGCGACCTCCATGCTGCGGACCCAGTCGGGGCTCAGCGTGCCGATGTTGACAGTCAGTGCGTCGGCGATGGCGGCGAACTCGGCGACCTCCTCGCGCGCATGCATCATCGCCGGCGAAGCGCCGATGGCGAGCACGGCATTGGCCGCCGTGTCCATGGCGACGAAGTTGGTCATGCAATGCACCAGCGGCGAACGCCCGCGCACACGTTGGCGAAGCAGGCAGGCGTGGTCGATCAGATTCATGGCTCCGTCTCCCTTCGCTGGCATGATCCAGATCAGGTTCGATGGGTGTTTTCTCAGCCCCGCGACGCGGCGCACCCCAGCGGTGAGAGAACGATAATGGGCCGCGACCGTGGTTTCAACAGCGGGGAGGTGACGCGGCGATCCGCGGCCGGCGGACCGATGATCGTCCTAGTCGGAGTCCTTCACGGCGGCGGACAAAGTCGCCTGCGTCGCCGGCCGGCGAAGCCAGAGCTGCGAGACGACGACAATGACGGTGAGGCCACCGCCGATCAGGTCCGTGACCAGCCCCGGCTTGATCAGCACGAGCGACGCCGCGAAGAGCAGAATCCGCTCCCAGAAGAAGGATTCGCGCAGCAGATAGCCGTGCAGCGACGAAGCCAGCAGCGTCACGCCGATTGTCGAGGTGATGACGGTCAGCAGGATGTCGTGCCAGGCGCCGATCAGCATCAGCGTCGGCGCGAAGACGAACATGAACGGCACGATGTAGCCGGTCGCGCCGAGCTTCACGGCGTCGAGGCCCGTGCGCCACATGCCGCCGCCCGACAGCCCGCAGGCGGCGAAGACCGCGATTGCCACAGGCGGCGTGATCGCCGACAGGATGGCGAAATAGAAGACGAACAGATGCGCGCTCTCGACCGCGACGCCGAGCTTGACCAGCGCCGGCACGAGCAGCGCGACCTGGATGATGTAGGCCGGGGTGGTCGGCAGGCCCATGCCGAGCACGATGCCGGCCAGCGCCGTCAGGACCAGCGCCGGAATCAGCGAATCCTGCGACAGCCTCACGACGAGGCCGGTGAAATCGATGCCGACGCCGGTCAGCGAGATGATGCCGATGACGATGCCGGCGGTGGCGCAGGCGGCGGCGACGGCCAGCGTGCCGCGCGCGCCGTCGTTGAGCGCGCCGACGATGTTGCCCAGCGTCACGACGTGCCGCGTCGTCCTGCGCAGCGCCGCGACGGGGAACACCGACGCGATGCCGCACAGCGCGGCATACGGTGCGCTGTATCCCGCCATCAGCACGCCGACGATGACGATCAGCGGCAGGAACTGGTGCCCGCGGTCGCGCAGCACGGCACCGGCGCGCGGCAGATCTGCGCGCGGCAGGCCGCGCATGCCGGTGCGCTTGGCCTCGAAATGCACCGCGAAGAATACCGCGAGGTAGTAGAGCAGCGCCGGCAGGAACGCCCAGATGGCGACCTGCAGGTAGCCGACGTTGAGGAACTCGGCCATGACGAAGGCGGCCGCGCCCATGATCGGCGGCATGATCTGGCCGCCGGTCGACGCCACCGCCTCGACGGCGCCGGAGAAGGATGGCCGGTAGCCGATGCGCTTCATCAGCGGGATGGTGAAGACGCCCGTGGTCATCACGTTCGACACGGCGCTGCCCGAGATCGTTCCGAACATGCCGCTGGTGACAATCGCGACCTTGGCCGGCCCGCCCGGCGCCCAGCCGGTCAGCGCCATGGAGATGTCCATGAACAGCTTGCCGGTCTCCGTACGCTCGACGAAGGCGCCGAAAAGAACGAACAGGATGATGTAGCTGGCGCAGACCGCGAGCGGGATGCCGAAGATGCCCTCGGTCGTCATGTAGGTCTGGTCGAGCATCATCTGCGCATCGGTGCGCGTGAAGATGAAGGCGTAGGCGACGAAGGCCAGGGCGGTGAGCGGCAGCGCGCCGCCCAGGATGCGGCGCGTGCCCTCGAAGATCAGGCCCACCAGGGTCAGCCCCATCACCCAGTCGAGCGGACGCAGGTCGTCGACCGTCGCGAAGCGGGTGATGAAGTACTCGTACTCGACGAAGATGTAGCCGATCGATATCACGCTGCCGGCGATGAACAGCCAGTCGAGAAGGCCGGGAGGGCTGCCCGAGCTGCCCTTCAGTCCGGTGTGAATGAGGAAGATCAGCACCATCGCGAAGATCAGGTGGATGGCGCGGAAGGTCAGCGGTTCGGGCACGCCGACCACCGCCACCCACAAGTGATAGACCGAAAACGCGACCGCGATGCCCGAAGTCAGCAACGCGGTCGCCCGCCCGTAGGTCATGGCCGGCTCTCCATCGCCTCCTGTCGAGCCGCCGTCAGAGGGCGCCCTTCTCCCTGAAGTACTTCTCGGCGCCGGGGTGGAACGGCATCGCCGTCTTCGCGCCCATCGTCTTGACGGTGGCGCCCTTGAACGAGGCGTTCACCGACTCGAGCGTCGGGATCCCCTCGACCAGCGCCGCCGTCAGCTTGTAGACGAGGTCCGCCGGCAGCTTGCAGCTGACCAGCAGATGGGCGGGGAACTGCACCGTATTGGCGTCCCTGGCCATGCCCGGATACATCGCCTTGGGAATCGCGTAGCGCATGAAGCCGCCGTTCTTCGCCCGCATCTTCTCGAACACGTCGTCCGGGATGTCGAGCATTTGCAGCGGTCGCGAGTTGGCCATGTCCATGTAGGCGCCGGACGGTGCGGTCGTGATGTTGAACGAGGCGTCGATCTGCCCGTCCTTGAACATGTTGGTCTGGTCGGCGATGCTGCCGTAAGCCAGCTTCGAAAGCCCCTTGGCGCCGACTCCCGACAGGTCGAGGATCATCTGCGCGACGACTTCCGTCGTGTTGCCGCGCGGCAGCGTGCCCACCGCCTTGCCCTTGAGATCGGCCAGCGTCTTGATGCCCTTGTCGGCGCGCACGCCGATGTGCTGGACCTGGGCATAGAGGTTGGCCATATGGCAGTTGTTCTTGTAGGGCGCGGTGATGCCCTGGCCGATGCCGTTCATGGCGTCGACCGACGATATCAGGTTGCCCATGCCGAGATCGGCCTTGCCCTCCTCGATCGCCTTGAGGTTGATCAGGCCGGCGCCCGGCCGGTTCTCGACCTTGATGTCGGGAATGGCCTTGTCGAAGAGTCCCTTGATCGCGCCGGCGATCGGCACCCAGGAGCCGCCCGCCGGCCCAGTGAAGAAGGTGACCTGCTGCGCCGAAGCCGGCAGAGCAAACAGCGCCGCAGCCACGGCGGCGGTTCCCATGAACAGTCTCATCGCGCTTCCTCCGAACACACAGTGAGGGCGATCTGCGTCGCCCTCGGAGCGGCACTATCAGTGCCGTCGGCGGGTTTCGCAAGCACCTCCTCGCGGGCGTGATAGTCTGCGGCCCCCGGGGAAGCCAATGACGCGATCCTATCGTTCGATCTTTCGTCCCGGCCTGTTCGCCGGCCAGACCATCATCGTCACCGGCGGCGGCAGCGGCCTGGGCCGATGCGCGGCACACGAGCTGAGTTCGCTCGGCGCGCGGCTGGCGCTGATCGGCCGCACGCGCTCGAAGCTCGAGGCGGTGCGCGAGGAACTCGGCGTTCCCGACACCGTGATCCACGCCGCCGACCTCAGGCGCGAGGACGAAGTGAAGGCGGCGATCGGCACCGTGCTCGACGCCGCGGGCCGCATCGACGGGCTGGTAAACAACGCCGGCGGCCAGTTCCCGGCCAAGCTGCGCGACATCTCGCTCAACGGCTGGAACGCAGTGGTCGCCAACAACATGACTGCGACCTTCCTGGTATCCAAGGAGGTCTATCTGCGATGGATGGAGGCCAATGGCGGCGCCATCGTCAATGTCGGCGCCGACTGGGAGCTGGGCATGCCGGGCATGGGCCACAACGGCTCGGCGCGCGCCGGCCAGGCGACCTTCACCTACACGGCCTCGGTCGAATGGGCCCATTCGGGCGTGCGCGTGAACAGCGTCGTGCCGGGCTTCATCGCCTCGTCGGGCCTCGATCGCTACCCCGAGAGCGCGCATGGCGTGCTGCGCGGCGTCGTCGGGCGCGTGCCGCTGAAGCGCCACGGCACCGAGTCGGAGATCGCAGCCGCCATCGTCTTCCTGCTGAGCGAGGCGGCGGCCTATGTCACCGGCATCCAGGTGCGTGTCGATGGCGGGCTGCACAACAACGCGCGCTCCTCGTTCTACGAAGTGCCTGACCACGACCGCTCGAAGCCCTACAACGGCTTCCCACTCTACCGTCCACCCAAGATGCTGAGTTGAGTCAGTCGCCCATGAATGAGATCAAGGGGTTGCGGGACATCGCCGACCGCTACGACGCCTACATCCTCGACGTCTGGGGCGTGCTGCATGACGGCGTGAAGCCGTACGATGGCGTGCTGCCGACGCTTGAGGCGCTGAAGCGGGCCGGCAGGCCGGTGCTGCTGCTGTCCAACGCGGCACGCCGCTCGGTGTCGGTGACGCCGCATCTCGCCGGGATCGGCGTGCCGCGCGCGCTCTATCGCGACATGCTGACCTCGGGCGACGAGACCTGGCGCGGCCTGCATACGCGCGGCCGCGCCGACGCCGATCCGTTCTATCGCGATCTCGGGCGGCGCTGCTTCGTGATCGGCTCGGGCCGCGATCCCGGTTTCTTCGATGCCCTGGATGTCGAGCCTGTCGAGGACCCCGCCACGAGCGACTTCATCCTGGCCAATTCCCTGCAGCGGCCCGGCATGACGCCGGCCGACTTCGAGGACGCGATGCAGGCGGCGCGCGGTAACGGCGCCGCTTTCATCTGCGCCAATCCCGACCTCGTGGTCGTCTACGCCGGCAAGCTGGAGTACTGCCCCGGCTCGCTGGCGGCGCGCTACGAGGAGCTGGGCGGTTCGGTGATGTACCACGGCAAGCCCTACGCGCCGGTCTATGCGCGTGCCCTTGCCATGCTGGGCAATCCCGATCCGCGCCGCGTGCTGTGCGTCGGCGATTCGCTGCGCACCGACATCGCCGGCGCCCATTCCGCAGGGCTCGACAGCCTTCTGCTGGCCGGCGGCATCCACAAGGAGGAGTTCCTGCGTATGGACGGCACGGCCGATGCCGCGGCGATGACGGCGGCGGCCGAGAAGCAGGGCGTGCGTCCGACCTGGCTGGCCTGCCGGCTCGACTGGTAAGGGGCGCGGTTCATGCCGCGACGCGACTGGGTCTGGCATTTCGACGATCTGTCGCCCGCGCGCCTGTGGGTGGCGATCGCCGACACCAACCGCATCAACGAGGCGCTGGGCGTGCCGGCCTACACGCTCGATGAGATCCCTCAATCCAATGGCACCGTGCTGCGCCGCGGCATCGGCAGGGTCGCCGGCATGGAGCTCGCCTGGGAGGAGAAGCCCTACGAGTGGGTGACCAATCGCCAGTTCCGCCAGACCCGCGTCTTCTCCAGAGGCCCGTTCGAGCGCTTTGGTCCGATCGTCGAGATCCTAGCCGACGGCGCGGGCTCGCGCGTCACCTACACGCTGCAATGGGAGCCGCTGACCTGGATCGGCCGGCTGACCGGACGGCGGCTGACCGAGAAGGCCGGCGCCGCGATCAAGCGGCGGATCGAGGAGGCCGCCCAGTTCCTGCGCGGCGAGCGGCCGACAATGTTCGACTTCCCGCCACCGGAGCCGCCATCGGGGGCGGCGGAACGCGCCGAGGCTATGATCGGGCTGGCCGAGGGCACGGGCTACGCGCATGGCCTGGCACGCCGCCTGGTCGAGCGCATCCGGGCCAGCATGGATGTCGACCTGCAGAACATGAGGCCCAAGGCCCTGGCGCGGCTGTGGGGTGTGCCCGAGCGGCACGCCGTCGAGCTCTGCCTCGCCGGCGTCAAGAGCGGCATGCTCGACATGCGCTGGAACCTGCTGTGCACCAATTGCCGCGGCGCCAAGGTCGCGGTGCCGTCGCTCGACCAGCTGCCGCGCGGCGCGCATTGCGCCTCCTGCAACATCGAGTACGGCCGCGACTTCGCGCGCAACGTCGAGCTGGGCTTCGCGCCCGCCGCCTCGCTGCGTCCGGTGGCGGCCAGCGGCTTCTGCCTCAGCGGCCCCAGCGTCACGCCGCACGTCGTCGTACAGCAGCTCCTGGCGCCCGGCGAACGACGCACGGTCGACGCCGACATCGCGCCGGGCCGCTATCGCCTGCGCACGCTGCATCCCGGCGAGGCGGTCGAGGTCGAGCACGAGAGCGGCGCCTTCCCCGGGCTGCGCGCGACGGCCGGTGGCGTCGAGGCGCTGCCGGCCGGCGAGACGGGTACGATCACCCTCGTCAACGATGCCGGTTTCGAGCTGGCACTGCTGATCGAGACGCGCGAGTGGGTGCGCGACGCGCTGACCGCCCATGAGGTCACCACGCTGCAGGCCTTCCGCGACATGTTCTCGGGCGCGACGCTCAGGCCCGGCGACGAGGCCGGTGTCGGCCAGGTGGCGATCCTGTTCACCGATCTGCGCGGCTCGACGGCGATGTACGAGAGCATCGGCGACGCGCAGGCCTTCAATCTCGTGCGCGAGCATTTCGCCGTGCTCGGCCGCGTCGTGCGCGACCACAACGGCGCGGTGGTCAAGACCATCGGCGATGCGGTGATGGCCGCCTTCACCGATCCGGCGGAAGCCGCCGGCGCCGCGCTGGCGATCCGCGAGGCGATCCTCGGATTCGATCGCAGATTCGCCAGCGAGCACGGCATCGCGGGCGGGCTGGTGGTGAAGCTTGGCGTGCACACCGGCCCCTGCATCGTCGTCACGCTCAACGATCGCCTCGACTATTTCGGCGGCACGGTGAACATGGCGGCGCGGCTGCAGGGCCAGTCGGCCGGCGGCGACATCGTGCTGTCGCGCGCCGTCGCCGACGACCCCGCGGTGCGCCCGCTGATCGCCGACCTGCCCAGCCGGGCCGAGACCGTGGCGCTCAAGGGCTTCACCGAGCCCGTGCCTTTCGTGCGCGTGCTGTAGTCATCTCCCTCTCTCTGCTTGCGCGGAGAGGGAATTAGCGCAGGCGCCAGCGGCGCAGGAAATCCCAGACCGTGTCGGTGATGTTGAGCGCGCTGGATGCCGGGCCGACGATCGACTCCGGCAGCATGTCGCGATCGCCGCCGGCCCATCGGTGGCCCAGTCCTTCGACCAGCACGTAGCGCACCTCGACGCCGTCGCGGCAGGGGCCCGCCAGCTCGAGGCGCACCGATGGCGCCATCGTCGTGCGCGTCGGCGGCGGGCAGCCGTTGAGCTCGCGCCAGCGTTGGCTGATCGCGCCATGCGCCGGCTTGGTGAAGGTGGTGCCCCAGGGCGAGCGCACCGGCCCGCCCTGCACCGGGTTGAGCGGATCGCGATCGCCCGAGAGATAGAGGAAGGGCATGGCGCGCACCGGCGAGGTTGGCGGCACGACGACGATGCCGGCGATGGGCGCGACGGCGGCGTAGCGATTGGCGCGATCGACCGCCATGCGCTGCGCCATCCCCGCACCGCTGGAGAAGCCGGTGACGTAGATGCGCGCGCGGTCGATCGGCGTGGCGCGCGCGATATCCTCGACCATGGCGTCGATGAAGCCGACATCGTCGCTGCCGCGGATCGCCGCATTGCCGCGCGCGCCGCCGTCATTCCAGAAGCGCGGGTTGGTCAGGACATTCGCCGGCCGGTCGG is a genomic window containing:
- a CDS encoding TRAP transporter permease, with the protein product MTYGRATALLTSGIAVAFSVYHLWVAVVGVPEPLTFRAIHLIFAMVLIFLIHTGLKGSSGSPPGLLDWLFIAGSVISIGYIFVEYEYFITRFATVDDLRPLDWVMGLTLVGLIFEGTRRILGGALPLTALAFVAYAFIFTRTDAQMMLDQTYMTTEGIFGIPLAVCASYIILFVLFGAFVERTETGKLFMDISMALTGWAPGGPAKVAIVTSGMFGTISGSAVSNVMTTGVFTIPLMKRIGYRPSFSGAVEAVASTGGQIMPPIMGAAAFVMAEFLNVGYLQVAIWAFLPALLYYLAVFFAVHFEAKRTGMRGLPRADLPRAGAVLRDRGHQFLPLIVIVGVLMAGYSAPYAALCGIASVFPVAALRRTTRHVVTLGNIVGALNDGARGTLAVAAACATAGIVIGIISLTGVGIDFTGLVVRLSQDSLIPALVLTALAGIVLGMGLPTTPAYIIQVALLVPALVKLGVAVESAHLFVFYFAILSAITPPVAIAVFAACGLSGGGMWRTGLDAVKLGATGYIVPFMFVFAPTLMLIGAWHDILLTVITSTIGVTLLASSLHGYLLRESFFWERILLFAASLVLIKPGLVTDLIGGGLTVIVVVSQLWLRRPATQATLSAAVKDSD
- a CDS encoding polyhydroxybutyrate depolymerase gives rise to the protein MPYASRWALAAIVLGLTMVVLSATLAGAGEQRTISVAGISRTYYVAGASAVSAGARPLVIMLHGAGGNGEHAVRRYGWERKAEREGFVVAGPDAWRPFPDRPANVLTNPRFWNDGGARGNAAIRGSDDVGFIDAMVEDIARATPIDRARIYVTGFSSGAGMAQRMAVDRANRYAAVAPIAGIVVVPPTSPVRAMPFLYLSGDRDPLNPVQGGPVRSPWGTTFTKPAHGAISQRWRELNGCPPPTRTTMAPSVRLELAGPCRDGVEVRYVLVEGLGHRWAGGDRDMLPESIVGPASSALNITDTVWDFLRRWRLR
- the thiM gene encoding hydroxyethylthiazole kinase, producing the protein MNLIDHACLLRQRVRGRSPLVHCMTNFVAMDTAANAVLAIGASPAMMHAREEVAEFAAIADALTVNIGTLSPDWVRSMEVAIDAASRAGKPWVFDPVGVGATTLRRRAAATLLRLKPTVVRGNASEIMVLAGLAGTGQKGVDSTRDVAEAEAPARQLAKAAGCVVVVTGVVDIATDGERVLRTTNGHPLMPRVTALGCALTAIIGAFLAVGDDPLHSAAVATALFGLAGEIAGQEALGPGSLRVGLMDALHNLDSTAIRTGLDLS
- a CDS encoding TAXI family TRAP transporter solute-binding subunit; translation: MRLFMGTAAVAAALFALPASAQQVTFFTGPAGGSWVPIAGAIKGLFDKAIPDIKVENRPGAGLINLKAIEEGKADLGMGNLISSVDAMNGIGQGITAPYKNNCHMANLYAQVQHIGVRADKGIKTLADLKGKAVGTLPRGNTTEVVAQMILDLSGVGAKGLSKLAYGSIADQTNMFKDGQIDASFNITTAPSGAYMDMANSRPLQMLDIPDDVFEKMRAKNGGFMRYAIPKAMYPGMARDANTVQFPAHLLVSCKLPADLVYKLTAALVEGIPTLESVNASFKGATVKTMGAKTAMPFHPGAEKYFREKGAL
- a CDS encoding TIGR01459 family HAD-type hydrolase, translating into MNEIKGLRDIADRYDAYILDVWGVLHDGVKPYDGVLPTLEALKRAGRPVLLLSNAARRSVSVTPHLAGIGVPRALYRDMLTSGDETWRGLHTRGRADADPFYRDLGRRCFVIGSGRDPGFFDALDVEPVEDPATSDFILANSLQRPGMTPADFEDAMQAARGNGAAFICANPDLVVVYAGKLEYCPGSLAARYEELGGSVMYHGKPYAPVYARALAMLGNPDPRRVLCVGDSLRTDIAGAHSAGLDSLLLAGGIHKEEFLRMDGTADAAAMTAAAEKQGVRPTWLACRLDW
- a CDS encoding adenylate/guanylate cyclase domain-containing protein codes for the protein MPRRDWVWHFDDLSPARLWVAIADTNRINEALGVPAYTLDEIPQSNGTVLRRGIGRVAGMELAWEEKPYEWVTNRQFRQTRVFSRGPFERFGPIVEILADGAGSRVTYTLQWEPLTWIGRLTGRRLTEKAGAAIKRRIEEAAQFLRGERPTMFDFPPPEPPSGAAERAEAMIGLAEGTGYAHGLARRLVERIRASMDVDLQNMRPKALARLWGVPERHAVELCLAGVKSGMLDMRWNLLCTNCRGAKVAVPSLDQLPRGAHCASCNIEYGRDFARNVELGFAPAASLRPVAASGFCLSGPSVTPHVVVQQLLAPGERRTVDADIAPGRYRLRTLHPGEAVEVEHESGAFPGLRATAGGVEALPAGETGTITLVNDAGFELALLIETREWVRDALTAHEVTTLQAFRDMFSGATLRPGDEAGVGQVAILFTDLRGSTAMYESIGDAQAFNLVREHFAVLGRVVRDHNGAVVKTIGDAVMAAFTDPAEAAGAALAIREAILGFDRRFASEHGIAGGLVVKLGVHTGPCIVVTLNDRLDYFGGTVNMAARLQGQSAGGDIVLSRAVADDPAVRPLIADLPSRAETVALKGFTEPVPFVRVL
- a CDS encoding SDR family oxidoreductase codes for the protein MTRSYRSIFRPGLFAGQTIIVTGGGSGLGRCAAHELSSLGARLALIGRTRSKLEAVREELGVPDTVIHAADLRREDEVKAAIGTVLDAAGRIDGLVNNAGGQFPAKLRDISLNGWNAVVANNMTATFLVSKEVYLRWMEANGGAIVNVGADWELGMPGMGHNGSARAGQATFTYTASVEWAHSGVRVNSVVPGFIASSGLDRYPESAHGVLRGVVGRVPLKRHGTESEIAAAIVFLLSEAAAYVTGIQVRVDGGLHNNARSSFYEVPDHDRSKPYNGFPLYRPPKMLS